One window from the genome of Pseudomonadota bacterium encodes:
- a CDS encoding UDP-N-acetylmuramate--L-alanine ligase, with amino-acid sequence MKNWPLETGILHFVGIGGIGMSGIAEILHRLGYKVQGSDAKESANVQRLRDKGIHVAIGHDADNVLKPPGGSPVEVVVYSSAVHADNPELVAANERNIPIIRRAEMLAELMRFKNSIAIAGTHGKTTTTSLIGHMLEKAGLDPTVVNGGIVNAYGTNIRIGESDWMVVEVDESDGSFTLLPCSIGIITNIDPEHMDHYGSFNDVKEAYKKFAARLPFYGFVIACTDNDTVKKLVQDVRRKVVTYGFKEGSDIRATNIRNTADGMLFDVSVFGNKIVMNDFLLPMFGEHNILNALACIATAYKLGISADDMRKGLADFTGVKRRFTTTGVVNNIRIIDDYAHHPEEIKAVLSTARDIVRRESKGGRVIAVMQPHRYSRLSGLFDDFCKCFDAADEVLVADVYTAGETPIAGADKNTLVQGIRNSGHKNVQAIVGPQDIPRLVGKSAKPHDMVLFLGAGDVTQWAYALPSQLSEQDKNNDDTATQRQAV; translated from the coding sequence ATGAAGAACTGGCCTCTTGAAACAGGTATTCTGCATTTTGTCGGTATCGGCGGCATCGGCATGAGCGGTATTGCCGAAATCCTGCACCGTCTGGGTTACAAGGTGCAGGGATCGGATGCCAAGGAAAGCGCAAATGTCCAGCGTCTGCGCGATAAAGGTATCCATGTTGCCATCGGCCATGATGCCGATAATGTTTTAAAACCGCCGGGCGGCAGCCCTGTTGAGGTCGTGGTCTACTCCTCCGCCGTACATGCCGATAATCCGGAACTGGTTGCCGCCAATGAGCGCAATATTCCGATTATCCGCCGCGCCGAAATGCTGGCGGAGCTGATGCGTTTCAAAAACAGCATCGCCATTGCCGGAACACATGGCAAAACCACGACAACCTCGCTGATCGGCCATATGCTGGAAAAGGCGGGGCTGGATCCGACTGTCGTCAATGGCGGCATCGTCAATGCCTATGGCACCAATATCCGCATCGGCGAAAGCGACTGGATGGTTGTTGAAGTGGATGAAAGCGACGGCAGCTTTACCCTGCTGCCCTGCAGTATCGGCATTATCACCAATATCGACCCCGAACATATGGATCATTACGGGTCTTTTAACGATGTGAAAGAGGCGTATAAAAAATTCGCGGCACGTCTGCCTTTCTACGGCTTTGTGATTGCCTGCACCGATAATGACACGGTAAAAAAACTCGTGCAGGATGTGCGCCGCAAGGTCGTCACCTACGGCTTTAAAGAAGGCAGCGATATTCGCGCCACCAATATCCGCAACACCGCCGACGGCATGTTGTTTGATGTCAGCGTCTTCGGCAATAAGATCGTGATGAATGATTTTCTGCTGCCGATGTTCGGCGAACACAATATCCTGAACGCACTGGCCTGTATTGCAACCGCCTACAAGCTTGGGATTTCCGCAGATGATATGCGTAAAGGGCTGGCCGATTTCACAGGTGTCAAACGCCGCTTTACCACCACAGGTGTGGTCAATAACATTCGTATTATTGATGATTACGCCCATCACCCCGAAGAAATCAAAGCCGTCCTGAGCACCGCGCGTGATATTGTACGCCGCGAAAGCAAAGGCGGACGCGTGATTGCCGTGATGCAGCCGCACCGCTACAGCCGACTCTCCGGTTTATTTGATGATTTCTGCAAATGCTTTGATGCCGCCGATGAGGTTCTGGTCGCCGATGTTTACACGGCGGGTGAAACGCCGATTGCCGGTGCGGATAAAAATACGCTGGTACAGGGCATCCGCAATAGCGGCCATAAAAATGTGCAGGCCATTGTCGGCCCGCAGGACATTCCGCGTCTGGTCGGCAAAAGCGCCAAACCGCATGATATGGTGCTGTTCCTTGGTGCAGGCGATGTCACGCAATGGGCCTATGCCTTGCCGAGCCAGCTTTCCGAACAGGACAAAAATAATGACGACACAGCCACACAACGCCAGGCCGTCTAA
- a CDS encoding D-alanine--D-alanine ligase: protein MTETPHVAVLLGGWSAERPVSLVSGKFCADALEANGFKVSRIDVTRDIKALLEKLDKAAPDAVLNMLHGPFGEDGTMQGLLELLELPYSHSGVLASSLAMDKSKTKEIAALHGVPVPESQLLSRGDYALHGIKIPAPYVAKPNAEGSSFGVHIVPKGANRCPLEDPEIWTLGNADKQVLVEEYIPGRELTVAVMGGNAMTVTEILPQTNFYDYEAKYADGGSTHVLPADIPQDIFDAALQYAETVHRELGCQGVTRSDFRYNDTEEGRKGLFFLEINTQPGMTPTSLVPEQAAYLGLSFEELVVWMIEDALFRSMVKQGTREGETNGESQKNNAQNSEEKQQA, encoded by the coding sequence ATGACAGAAACACCCCATGTAGCCGTTTTACTTGGCGGCTGGTCTGCGGAACGCCCCGTCTCTCTGGTTAGCGGCAAATTTTGTGCCGATGCGCTGGAAGCAAACGGCTTTAAAGTCAGCCGCATTGACGTGACGCGCGATATCAAAGCCTTGCTGGAAAAGCTGGATAAGGCCGCGCCCGATGCCGTTTTGAACATGCTGCACGGCCCTTTCGGCGAAGACGGCACGATGCAGGGTCTGCTTGAACTTCTGGAACTGCCTTACAGCCATTCCGGCGTGCTGGCCTCCTCCCTTGCGATGGATAAAAGCAAAACCAAGGAAATCGCAGCCTTACACGGTGTGCCGGTTCCCGAAAGCCAACTGCTGTCGCGCGGCGATTACGCCTTGCATGGCATCAAAATTCCTGCGCCTTATGTTGCCAAACCAAATGCGGAAGGCTCTTCCTTTGGCGTGCATATTGTGCCCAAAGGCGCAAACCGCTGCCCGCTGGAAGATCCGGAAATCTGGACACTGGGCAATGCCGATAAACAGGTACTGGTCGAGGAATATATCCCCGGGCGCGAACTGACCGTTGCTGTGATGGGCGGAAATGCGATGACCGTTACCGAAATTTTGCCGCAAACAAATTTCTATGATTACGAGGCTAAATATGCCGATGGCGGGTCAACACATGTCCTGCCCGCCGATATTCCGCAAGATATTTTCGATGCCGCCCTGCAATATGCGGAAACCGTACATCGGGAATTGGGCTGTCAGGGCGTGACGCGCAGTGACTTCCGCTATAACGACACGGAGGAAGGCCGCAAAGGTCTGTTCTTCCTTGAAATCAACACCCAGCCTGGCATGACGCCGACATCTCTGGTTCCTGAACAGGCTGCTTATCTGGGTCTGAGTTTTGAAGAACTGGTTGTCTGGATGATCGAAGACGCGCTGTTCCGCAGCATGGTCAAACAGGGGACGCGTGAAGGGGAAACAAATGGCGAAAGCCAAAAAAACAACGCGCAAAACAGCGAAGAAAAGCAGCAAGCGTAA
- the murB gene encoding UDP-N-acetylmuramate dehydrogenase, giving the protein MTTQPHNARPSNTMALIDRLPETRGKLRENVPLAPLTWFRVGGPAEVLFRPADTDDLAAFLKNCPADIPLTVIGATSNLLVRDGGIPGVVIRLGGEFAKTALQDDGVIYAGAAALDVSVAKFAAANSRAGLAFLSGIPGAIGGGLTMNAGAYGGEFKDVLLYADAVARDGTLLQLTPGDLEMRYRHSTVPEGAVFTGAAFKTGAGNEAEILAAMEEIKNKREESQPIREKTGGSTFANPFRDNPDCDKHAWQLVDAAGCRGLKIGGAQISEKHCNFMINTGDATAADIEKLGETVRARVLEQSGISLRWEIRRIGVPLAE; this is encoded by the coding sequence ATGACGACACAGCCACACAACGCCAGGCCGTCTAATACAATGGCTTTGATTGACCGCCTGCCGGAAACGCGCGGCAAGCTGCGCGAGAATGTGCCGCTGGCACCGCTGACATGGTTTCGCGTCGGCGGGCCCGCCGAAGTGCTGTTCCGCCCCGCCGATACGGATGACCTTGCCGCCTTCCTGAAAAACTGTCCCGCCGATATTCCCTTAACAGTCATTGGCGCGACGTCGAATTTACTGGTGCGTGACGGCGGCATTCCCGGTGTTGTCATCCGTCTGGGCGGGGAATTCGCCAAAACGGCATTGCAGGATGACGGTGTGATTTATGCAGGTGCTGCCGCACTTGATGTCAGCGTTGCCAAATTCGCTGCAGCCAACAGCCGCGCAGGGCTGGCCTTTCTCTCCGGCATTCCGGGCGCAATCGGCGGCGGGTTAACCATGAATGCAGGCGCTTACGGCGGCGAGTTCAAGGATGTGCTGCTATATGCCGATGCGGTTGCCCGCGACGGCACGCTCTTGCAACTAACCCCCGGTGATCTCGAAATGCGTTACCGTCACAGCACGGTGCCGGAAGGCGCAGTCTTTACCGGCGCGGCATTTAAAACCGGCGCAGGAAACGAAGCGGAAATCCTTGCCGCCATGGAAGAGATCAAAAACAAGCGCGAGGAAAGCCAGCCCATCCGCGAGAAAACCGGTGGCTCCACCTTTGCCAATCCGTTCCGCGACAATCCCGACTGTGACAAACATGCCTGGCAGCTGGTGGATGCGGCAGGCTGCCGCGGCTTGAAAATCGGCGGCGCGCAAATCTCGGAAAAACATTGCAATTTTATGATTAACACAGGCGATGCCACAGCCGCCGATATTGAAAAACTGGGAGAAACCGTCCGCGCCCGCGTACTGGAACAATCCGGCATTTCCCTGCGCTGGGAGATCCGCCGTATCGGCGTGCCGCTGGCTGAATAA